In the Klebsiella aerogenes KCTC 2190 genome, one interval contains:
- the nhaA gene encoding Na+/H+ antiporter NhaA: MKHLQRFFSSDASGGIILICAAALAMMMANSSVTSGLYHAFLDTPVQLRVGALEINKNMLLWINDALMAVFFLLIGLEVKREMIQGALASRRQAVFPVVAAIGGMVVPALIYLAFNAQDPVAREGWAIPAATDIAFALGVLALLGNRVPTALKIFLMALAIIDDLGAIVIIALFYTNDLSVLSLAVAAGAIVVLAALNLCGVRRTGIYILVGAVLWTAVLKSGVHATLAGVIVGFMIPLKEQNGKSPAKQLEHVLHPWVAFLILPLFAFANAGVSLQGVTFAGLTSLLPLGIIAGLFVGKPLGISLFCWLALKFKWASLPPGTRFPQIMAVGVLCGIGFTMSIFIATLAFSSVDPGLINWAKLGILIGSILSAIIGYMILRKRVTDPHSV; this comes from the coding sequence GTGAAACATCTGCAACGATTTTTCAGTAGCGATGCTTCCGGGGGCATTATTCTAATCTGCGCCGCCGCACTGGCGATGATGATGGCCAATAGCAGCGTCACCAGCGGTCTGTATCATGCTTTTTTAGATACCCCGGTACAGCTGCGCGTCGGCGCGCTGGAAATTAACAAAAACATGCTGTTGTGGATCAACGATGCGCTAATGGCGGTGTTTTTCCTGTTAATTGGCCTGGAGGTGAAGCGTGAGATGATCCAGGGGGCGCTCGCCAGCCGCCGTCAGGCGGTGTTCCCGGTGGTTGCCGCGATTGGCGGCATGGTGGTGCCAGCGCTTATCTATTTAGCCTTCAATGCCCAGGATCCCGTTGCGCGGGAAGGGTGGGCTATCCCGGCGGCGACCGATATCGCCTTTGCGCTTGGCGTTTTGGCGCTATTAGGCAACCGGGTACCAACGGCGTTGAAAATTTTCCTGATGGCGCTGGCTATTATTGATGACCTCGGGGCGATTGTGATTATCGCGCTGTTTTATACCAACGATCTGTCGGTACTGTCGTTGGCCGTCGCCGCTGGCGCGATTGTGGTACTGGCGGCGCTCAATCTCTGCGGCGTGCGGCGCACCGGTATCTATATCCTGGTTGGTGCGGTGCTGTGGACGGCAGTACTGAAATCCGGCGTACATGCGACCCTGGCGGGGGTTATCGTCGGCTTTATGATCCCGTTGAAGGAGCAGAATGGTAAATCGCCAGCGAAGCAGCTTGAGCATGTGCTGCATCCGTGGGTTGCGTTTCTAATCCTGCCGCTGTTCGCTTTTGCCAATGCCGGGGTTTCGCTGCAGGGCGTCACGTTCGCAGGGCTGACTTCGCTGCTGCCTCTGGGGATTATTGCCGGGCTGTTTGTCGGTAAGCCGCTTGGCATTAGCCTGTTCTGCTGGCTGGCGCTGAAGTTTAAGTGGGCCTCGTTGCCGCCAGGAACCCGCTTCCCGCAGATTATGGCGGTCGGCGTACTGTGCGGAATCGGCTTCACCATGTCGATTTTCATCGCCACGCTCGCCTTCAGTAGCGTTGACCCCGGATTGATCAACTGGGCCAAGCTGGGCATTCTGATCGGGTCGATTCTGTCAGCCATCATTGGCTACATGATTCTGCGTAAGCGCGTAACGGATCCTCACAGCGTGTAA
- a CDS encoding fimbrial protein BcfF, whose product MIKKLYLCWGLALVASGALAHDGRVYVTGTITDNTCTLSPDSENIQVDMGTVSNRQFYQAGAGAEWQPFSITLQNCGSTASGVTVSFSGTSDPQDGDLFAVNTGADTASGIGIALYDKNKQQIAPGAQSDVLALTAGAASERLQFYARYVADGAPVAPGAADASATFVLSYE is encoded by the coding sequence ATGATTAAAAAACTGTACCTCTGCTGGGGGCTGGCTCTGGTGGCAAGCGGTGCGCTGGCCCATGACGGCCGGGTCTACGTCACCGGAACCATTACCGACAACACCTGCACGCTGTCGCCGGATTCCGAGAACATTCAGGTCGATATGGGAACCGTTAGTAACCGCCAGTTTTATCAGGCAGGCGCCGGCGCGGAGTGGCAGCCTTTTTCGATCACGCTACAAAATTGCGGCAGCACCGCCAGCGGCGTAACGGTGAGCTTTAGCGGTACCAGCGATCCGCAAGATGGCGATTTGTTTGCGGTGAATACCGGAGCGGATACCGCAAGCGGTATAGGAATTGCGCTCTATGACAAGAATAAACAGCAAATCGCGCCGGGGGCGCAGAGCGATGTGCTGGCGCTAACCGCGGGCGCCGCGTCCGAACGTTTACAGTTTTATGCCCGCTATGTGGCTGATGGCGCCCCGGTGGCGCCGGGGGCTGCCGATGCTTCCGCGACTTTCGTACTGAGTTATGAATAG
- a CDS encoding fimbrial protein BcfA, which translates to MKKHLLVMVMTAMTAGGMSCAANADTATVSGGTVNFTGQVVNAACSVSADSIDQTVTLSQVRTSKLTAAGMVANQKEDFSIKLEDCDTTVSQNAAVIFNGQQDSSLAGSLANTAGAGSATNVALQLYGPDGQVLNIGDTSGTITLIDGENTVPLSVDYVATGAATAGNVAATATFSMVYS; encoded by the coding sequence ATGAAAAAACATCTTTTAGTGATGGTCATGACTGCCATGACGGCGGGCGGTATGAGCTGCGCGGCGAATGCGGATACCGCGACGGTCTCCGGTGGTACGGTGAATTTTACCGGACAGGTTGTGAATGCCGCATGCTCCGTTTCTGCTGACTCTATCGATCAAACCGTTACCCTGAGCCAGGTTCGCACCAGCAAACTGACGGCAGCCGGAATGGTAGCCAATCAGAAAGAAGATTTCTCAATCAAACTAGAAGATTGCGATACCACCGTCAGCCAGAATGCGGCGGTTATCTTTAATGGTCAGCAGGACAGTTCACTTGCCGGTTCGCTGGCGAATACCGCAGGCGCAGGCTCGGCGACTAACGTTGCGCTGCAGCTGTACGGCCCGGATGGACAGGTTCTGAACATCGGCGACACCTCTGGCACGATCACCCTGATTGATGGTGAAAACACCGTACCGCTGAGCGTTGACTATGTCGCAACCGGCGCGGCGACTGCTGGTAACGTCGCAGCGACCGCGACCTTCAGCATGGTCTATTCCTGA
- a CDS encoding fimbrial protein BcfD gives MKPVSFLVLLMGLLLARGSLAAVCQNTNGSPATVDYDLTTTLTAAQNQAGTTTQLSKNQDVNVQAVCPSGSSDSGRTYRSYVASSSIVETNGDWKYMQLDGAYLEGAMRIEDSAAGEFYPPMDYVYMGYDANVNNGSPFPVHDSNLVFQLKVVKPFIGTVNIEPKTMFNVYVTTSGDDPLSTVVYSIVYSGSVTVPQSCEINAGQTILVDFGSLYSGGFNRAGEKPTGVRKKRFTVPVKCSGVDSQVNLSLRLIATADSHLSQAIASDNPDVGVVVESSDGAVLTPNDASSVEPFTTDENGHATISLQAYPVSTTGQTPAEGAFTALANLRVDFD, from the coding sequence ATGAAGCCTGTCTCTTTTCTTGTTCTGTTAATGGGGCTGCTGCTGGCCCGCGGTAGTCTGGCGGCCGTTTGCCAGAACACCAATGGCTCGCCCGCGACGGTCGATTATGACCTGACGACGACGCTAACGGCGGCGCAAAATCAGGCCGGTACCACCACACAACTTAGTAAAAACCAGGATGTCAACGTGCAGGCGGTTTGTCCCTCCGGCTCTTCGGATTCGGGGCGGACGTATCGTTCGTATGTCGCTTCTTCATCGATAGTGGAAACCAACGGCGACTGGAAATATATGCAGCTGGATGGCGCCTATCTTGAAGGAGCAATGCGCATTGAAGATTCGGCGGCCGGGGAATTTTATCCACCAATGGATTATGTCTATATGGGCTATGACGCCAACGTTAACAACGGCTCGCCTTTTCCGGTACATGATTCGAATCTGGTATTCCAGCTTAAGGTTGTGAAGCCATTTATTGGCACGGTAAATATCGAGCCGAAGACCATGTTTAATGTCTATGTCACCACCTCCGGGGACGACCCGCTGAGTACCGTGGTATATAGCATTGTCTACAGCGGCAGCGTGACCGTGCCGCAAAGCTGCGAAATTAACGCCGGGCAAACCATTCTTGTGGATTTTGGCTCGCTGTACAGCGGCGGTTTCAATCGCGCCGGGGAAAAACCAACGGGTGTCCGTAAGAAAAGATTCACCGTGCCGGTGAAGTGCAGCGGGGTGGATTCGCAGGTCAACTTAAGTCTGCGGTTGATAGCCACCGCCGATAGCCACTTAAGCCAGGCTATTGCCTCCGACAATCCTGATGTTGGCGTGGTGGTTGAGAGCAGCGACGGCGCGGTATTAACGCCAAATGACGCCAGCAGCGTCGAGCCTTTCACGACGGATGAAAACGGACACGCGACTATTTCCCTACAGGCGTATCCAGTCAGTACCACCGGCCAGACGCCGGCGGAGGGCGCCTTCACCGCGCTGGCTAACTTACGGGTGGATTTCGACTAA
- a CDS encoding fimbrial biogenesis usher protein gives MKLDVSARQLTVGRLPALISLALISASLCTLPSSWAENYFNPAFLSDDPSKIADLSHFEDNGQAPGVYRVDVYLNGALLTTRDIAFRANQQSADGSGLRACLTPEMLNGMNVNISAFPQLAKAAAGDCVDLAAAIPAASSVFDFSQQRLNISIPQAALNNQARGYIPPQNWDEGINALLLNYTFTGANSRDRSVGGGNSDSYFLGLNSGVNLGAWRLRDYSTWNYNSDNQQQKSDWQHISTYVERDVAALKGELTAGDSYTPAGVFDSLPFRGLQLASDDNMLPDSMKGFAPTIHGIAKSNAQVTIRQNGYTIDQRYVPPGAFTIDDLYPTSSSGDLNVEIKESDGSISSYNVPYAAVPVLQREGRVKYAATAATYRGDSSQKREVSFGQATLMWGLPHGFTLYGGTQFSSDYRALALGTGANFGDWGAISVDLTQAYSTLADESEHQGQSLRFLYAKSLNDLGTHFQLLGYRYSTSGFYTLDDTAWKRMSGYNDPQEDDGDRDTGDDYNLYYTKRGKVQINLSQQFGHFGSLYVTGSQQSYWHTDETNKLLQIGYSDTLAGISWSLSYSSSRAPGEEERDQALALNLSLPLSQWLSHGDDITQRRHNVYATFSTSSDGHGGVTQNSGISGTLLDQNNLSYSVQQGYQNQGVGASGSASLEYDGAKGNLNVGYNNSNHGDYRQLNYGLSGGMVAHAHGLTLSQPLGDTNVLIAVPGAGNVNIEDQPGIHTDGRGYAVVPYATTYRQNRMALDVNSLKDDVDIDDAVINVVPTQGALVLANFTARVGERALLTLSRYGKPLPFGATVSIAGAAEEGIVGDDGEVYLSGLSPQGTLKAQWGPQPDQQCLTHYHLPDVSQPLVRQHLECR, from the coding sequence TTGAAACTCGATGTCTCCGCGCGCCAGTTGACGGTGGGTAGATTGCCGGCGCTTATCAGCCTGGCTCTGATCTCGGCAAGCCTATGCACGCTGCCGAGCAGCTGGGCCGAAAACTATTTTAACCCGGCCTTTTTATCTGACGATCCGTCGAAGATCGCCGATCTTTCCCACTTTGAGGATAATGGCCAGGCACCAGGGGTTTATCGGGTCGATGTCTACCTTAATGGCGCATTGTTGACGACGCGCGATATTGCTTTTCGTGCGAACCAGCAGTCTGCCGATGGATCAGGCCTTCGCGCGTGCCTGACACCTGAGATGCTCAACGGCATGAATGTGAATATCAGCGCATTTCCGCAGTTGGCGAAGGCCGCTGCGGGCGACTGCGTCGATCTTGCTGCTGCGATCCCTGCGGCTTCCAGCGTTTTTGACTTTAGCCAGCAGCGTCTCAATATCAGTATTCCGCAGGCGGCGCTAAACAACCAGGCGCGGGGCTATATTCCGCCACAAAACTGGGATGAAGGTATCAATGCGTTGTTGCTCAACTATACGTTTACCGGCGCGAATAGCCGGGACCGCAGCGTTGGCGGCGGCAATAGCGATAGTTATTTCCTCGGCCTCAATAGCGGAGTAAATCTTGGCGCCTGGCGTTTACGTGATTACTCGACATGGAACTACAACAGCGATAATCAGCAACAGAAAAGCGACTGGCAGCACATCAGCACCTACGTTGAACGTGATGTGGCGGCGCTGAAAGGCGAGTTGACGGCGGGCGATAGCTACACCCCCGCGGGCGTTTTCGACAGCCTGCCGTTTCGTGGGCTACAGCTGGCGTCTGACGACAATATGCTGCCGGACAGCATGAAAGGCTTCGCGCCGACTATCCACGGCATCGCCAAAAGCAACGCTCAGGTGACGATACGTCAGAACGGCTACACCATCGACCAGCGCTATGTACCGCCTGGCGCATTCACCATCGACGATCTCTATCCGACCTCCTCCAGCGGCGATCTCAACGTCGAGATCAAGGAGTCCGACGGCAGCATCTCCAGCTATAACGTGCCTTATGCCGCCGTACCGGTTCTGCAACGCGAGGGGCGGGTGAAATATGCCGCCACCGCGGCGACCTATCGCGGTGATAGCAGCCAGAAACGAGAGGTGAGTTTCGGCCAGGCGACCCTGATGTGGGGGTTGCCGCATGGCTTTACGCTGTACGGCGGAACGCAGTTTTCCTCCGATTACCGCGCCCTGGCGCTGGGCACTGGAGCTAACTTCGGCGACTGGGGGGCGATTTCCGTCGATCTTACGCAAGCCTACAGTACGCTGGCGGATGAGAGCGAACATCAGGGGCAATCGCTGCGCTTTTTATATGCCAAATCCTTAAACGACCTGGGCACCCATTTTCAATTGTTGGGGTATCGCTACTCAACCTCTGGTTTTTATACCCTTGATGATACCGCGTGGAAGCGGATGTCAGGCTATAACGACCCTCAGGAGGATGACGGCGATCGCGATACTGGCGATGACTACAACCTGTATTACACCAAACGCGGCAAGGTACAGATCAACCTCTCTCAACAGTTCGGTCATTTTGGCTCACTGTATGTCACCGGTAGCCAACAGAGCTATTGGCACACCGATGAAACCAATAAATTACTGCAAATCGGCTACAGCGACACGCTGGCTGGGATCTCGTGGAGCCTGTCATATAGCAGTAGCCGCGCGCCCGGCGAGGAGGAACGCGACCAGGCGCTGGCGCTCAATCTTTCGCTACCGCTCAGCCAGTGGCTTTCTCACGGCGACGATATTACCCAGCGTCGTCATAACGTTTATGCGACGTTTTCCACCAGTAGCGATGGACACGGCGGCGTGACGCAAAATAGCGGTATCAGCGGCACGTTGTTGGATCAAAACAACCTGAGCTATAGCGTCCAGCAGGGCTATCAGAATCAGGGGGTTGGCGCGAGCGGCTCCGCCAGCCTCGAATACGACGGGGCAAAGGGCAACCTGAATGTCGGCTACAACAACAGCAACCATGGTGATTATCGGCAACTGAACTATGGCCTCAGCGGCGGCATGGTTGCGCATGCTCATGGTCTGACCCTCAGCCAGCCGTTGGGCGACACCAATGTTCTTATCGCCGTGCCGGGGGCAGGGAATGTCAATATCGAAGATCAGCCGGGGATCCACACCGATGGCCGCGGCTACGCGGTGGTACCGTATGCCACTACTTACCGCCAGAATCGCATGGCGCTGGACGTCAACTCGCTAAAAGACGATGTCGATATCGATGATGCGGTGATCAATGTCGTTCCCACCCAAGGGGCGCTGGTGCTGGCCAACTTTACGGCACGGGTTGGCGAGCGAGCGCTGTTGACGTTAAGCCGTTACGGGAAACCGCTGCCGTTTGGCGCTACGGTATCCATTGCTGGCGCGGCGGAAGAAGGCATCGTTGGCGACGATGGCGAAGTGTATCTCTCAGGCCTTAGCCCGCAGGGCACGCTGAAAGCACAATGGGGGCCGCAGCCTGACCAACAATGTCTCACTCATTATCATCTCCCTGACGTTAGCCAGCCTTTGGTGCGTCAGCATCTGGAATGTCGCTAA
- a CDS encoding winged helix-turn-helix transcriptional regulator — protein sequence MKLNGFENDNENALHSYIFSQQAKPHAAIDALFSALLPFGKSFVVQSGEEFSLYTEQSSRIVLLESGIFSICRSDRGLNVLSVFAPSIAGLIDSYGVTYDVPTRPEHFLIAETECRGRAVSLADFIKVTDECNLWHDVARFLAYRLMVMNVRDRELVGVDSYLKVRALLIEIAAYNDEYRQSINVLNFIQRRTGISRSRTMKLLSELRKGGYINIDGGRLLGIKKLPLAY from the coding sequence ATGAAATTAAATGGTTTCGAAAATGATAATGAGAATGCCTTGCACTCATATATTTTCTCTCAGCAGGCTAAACCCCATGCAGCGATTGACGCCTTATTTTCAGCGCTCTTGCCCTTTGGTAAATCTTTCGTCGTGCAGTCGGGTGAAGAATTTTCACTATACACAGAGCAGAGCAGCCGCATTGTGTTGCTTGAGTCCGGTATCTTCTCAATTTGCCGCAGTGATCGAGGCTTGAACGTGCTATCGGTTTTCGCCCCGTCAATTGCTGGACTGATAGATAGCTACGGTGTGACATACGATGTTCCCACCCGCCCGGAGCATTTTTTGATTGCTGAAACAGAATGCCGTGGTCGTGCAGTCTCGTTAGCGGACTTTATTAAGGTGACGGATGAGTGCAATCTTTGGCACGACGTAGCTCGTTTTCTCGCTTATCGTCTGATGGTGATGAACGTTCGTGACCGGGAGCTGGTTGGCGTTGACTCTTATCTTAAGGTTCGTGCGTTATTAATCGAAATTGCCGCCTACAACGACGAATATCGCCAGAGCATTAATGTTCTGAACTTTATTCAACGTCGTACCGGAATATCGCGGAGTCGTACCATGAAGCTTCTTTCTGAATTGCGAAAGGGCGGATATATCAATATTGATGGTGGACGTCTGTTAGGGATTAAAAAACTGCCACTGGCTTACTAG
- the rpsT gene encoding 30S ribosomal protein S20 — protein MANIKSAKKRAVQSEKARKHNASRRSMMRTFIKKVYAAIEAGDKAAALKAFNEMQPIVDRQAAKGLIHKNKAARHKANLTAQINKLA, from the coding sequence TTGGCTAATATCAAATCAGCTAAGAAGCGCGCCGTTCAGTCTGAAAAGGCTCGCAAGCACAACGCAAGCCGTCGCTCTATGATGCGTACTTTCATCAAGAAAGTATACGCAGCTATCGAAGCTGGCGACAAAGCTGCTGCACTGAAAGCATTTAACGAAATGCAACCAATCGTGGACCGTCAGGCTGCTAAAGGTCTGATCCACAAAAACAAAGCTGCGCGTCATAAAGCAAACCTGACTGCACAGATCAACAAACTGGCTTAA
- a CDS encoding pili/flagellar-assembly chaperone translates to MNRRLFYWPGLWLLPVAISHAGVVIGGTRFIYHAERTTLSVPLRNTSDSDWLVDSHVLSGGRWPGADDLSPRKPPFVVTPPLFLLRAGQENTLRVAWSGEALARDRESLFTLSIAAIPSGKTGANSVQMAFRSALKLIYRPVGLIGDPQQAYRHLVWNLTADGLTVRNSGPYYVTLFSIRVNGTPIDAAGVVAPFSTRRTDWCRQTTRCAVRWQSLNDAGGVMPPVTVTIQR, encoded by the coding sequence ATGAATAGACGACTTTTCTACTGGCCAGGGCTCTGGCTGCTGCCCGTAGCAATAAGCCATGCAGGCGTGGTGATTGGTGGCACGCGCTTTATTTATCACGCCGAGCGGACGACGCTGAGCGTTCCGCTGCGCAATACCTCGGATAGTGACTGGCTGGTGGACAGCCACGTACTGAGCGGTGGACGCTGGCCAGGGGCCGATGATTTGTCGCCCCGAAAACCGCCATTCGTGGTCACGCCGCCGCTCTTTTTATTGCGCGCAGGCCAGGAGAACACACTGCGTGTCGCATGGAGCGGCGAGGCGCTGGCGCGGGACCGTGAAAGCTTGTTTACGCTGAGCATTGCCGCTATTCCATCGGGAAAAACCGGCGCCAATAGCGTGCAGATGGCATTTCGCTCGGCGTTAAAACTGATTTATCGACCTGTGGGGCTAATCGGCGATCCGCAGCAGGCCTATCGTCATCTGGTCTGGAACTTAACGGCGGATGGGCTGACGGTACGTAATTCAGGACCCTATTACGTCACCCTCTTTTCAATCCGCGTCAACGGTACGCCGATCGACGCTGCCGGTGTGGTCGCGCCGTTTTCTACCCGCCGCACAGACTGGTGTCGACAAACGACGCGCTGCGCCGTGCGGTGGCAAAGCCTCAACGATGCCGGGGGCGTGATGCCGCCGGTCACGGTAACGATACAACGGTGA
- the nhaR gene encoding transcriptional activator NhaR, whose translation MSHINYNHLYYFWHVYREGSVVGAAEALYLTPQTITGQIKALEERLQGKLFKRKGRGLEPSELGELVFRYADRMFTLSQEMLDIVNYRKESNLLFDVGVADALSKRLVSGVLDAAVVEDEQIHLRCFESTHEMLLEQLSQHKLDMIISDCPIDSTQQEGLFSVKIGECGVSFWCMNPPPEKPFPACLEERRLLIPGRRSMLGRKLLNWFNSQGLQVEILGEFDDAALMKAFGAAHNAIFVAPTLYAHDFYADESIVEIGRMENVMEEYHAIFAERMIQHPAVQRICNRDYSSLFAQPQN comes from the coding sequence ATGTCGCATATCAATTACAACCATTTGTACTACTTCTGGCACGTCTATCGGGAAGGCTCGGTCGTCGGCGCCGCCGAGGCGCTGTATCTGACGCCGCAGACGATTACCGGGCAGATTAAGGCGTTGGAAGAACGATTACAGGGCAAACTCTTTAAACGTAAAGGACGAGGCCTGGAACCCAGTGAGCTGGGAGAGCTGGTGTTTCGCTACGCGGATCGCATGTTCACCCTGAGCCAGGAGATGCTCGATATCGTCAATTATCGCAAAGAGTCGAACCTGCTGTTTGATGTCGGTGTCGCCGATGCGCTATCCAAGCGGCTGGTGAGCGGCGTTCTGGATGCGGCGGTAGTAGAAGATGAACAAATTCACCTGCGCTGTTTTGAATCCACCCACGAGATGCTGCTGGAGCAACTGAGCCAGCATAAGCTGGATATGATTATCTCGGATTGCCCGATTGATTCAACCCAGCAGGAAGGGCTGTTCTCGGTGAAAATCGGTGAATGCGGGGTGAGCTTCTGGTGTATGAACCCGCCGCCGGAAAAACCGTTTCCCGCCTGTCTTGAGGAACGTCGTCTGCTCATTCCCGGTCGCCGTTCCATGCTCGGGCGCAAATTGCTGAACTGGTTTAATTCGCAGGGGCTGCAGGTGGAAATTCTCGGCGAGTTCGACGATGCGGCGCTTATGAAAGCCTTCGGCGCGGCGCATAATGCGATTTTTGTGGCGCCAACCCTCTATGCTCACGATTTCTATGCCGATGAGTCGATTGTTGAAATTGGCCGCATGGAAAACGTGATGGAGGAGTATCACGCTATTTTTGCCGAGCGAATGATTCAGCATCCCGCGGTACAGCGTATCTGCAACCGCGATTATTCATCGCTATTTGCGCAGCCGCAAAACTAA
- a CDS encoding fimbria/pilus periplasmic chaperone: MSTRITPILFSLVLLAALGITQLAHAGGIALGSTRVIYPQGDKQVSLPVINSSSNNVFLIQSWVANADGGRSADFVVTPPLFVIQPGKENLLRIMYVGPSLPTDRESVFYLNSKAIPSVNKSKLAANSLQIATQSVIKLFIRPKHLPIASVDAPAMLRCQRAGDRLTIANPSPYYVSLVDIHVGGQKLANSMVPPKSEITLHGGAGQATFQSINDFGATTPLQTCQSH; the protein is encoded by the coding sequence ATGAGTACGCGAATTACCCCGATTTTATTTTCATTAGTACTGCTGGCGGCGCTGGGAATAACTCAGTTGGCCCATGCGGGTGGTATTGCGCTGGGTTCTACCCGGGTTATTTATCCGCAGGGTGATAAGCAGGTCTCTCTGCCGGTGATAAACTCTTCCAGTAATAATGTATTTTTAATCCAGTCGTGGGTGGCGAATGCCGATGGCGGCAGAAGCGCCGATTTTGTCGTTACCCCGCCGCTGTTCGTCATTCAGCCAGGGAAAGAAAATCTGCTGCGTATTATGTACGTTGGCCCCTCCCTGCCGACAGATCGCGAAAGCGTTTTTTATCTCAACAGTAAAGCCATTCCCTCGGTTAATAAAAGCAAACTGGCGGCGAATTCGCTGCAAATCGCCACGCAAAGCGTTATTAAACTATTTATCCGCCCGAAACACTTACCGATTGCCTCGGTTGACGCTCCGGCGATGTTGCGCTGCCAGCGTGCAGGCGACCGCCTCACGATCGCCAATCCATCACCCTATTATGTCTCGCTGGTTGATATTCATGTTGGCGGGCAGAAATTAGCCAATTCAATGGTGCCGCCAAAAAGTGAGATAACGTTGCACGGCGGAGCAGGGCAGGCGACCTTCCAGTCAATTAACGATTTCGGCGCCACCACGCCGCTGCAAACCTGTCAGAGTCATTGA
- a CDS encoding fimbrial protein BcfE, which translates to MRLIRYFFLLILLCGSGCYADDSGYNLEFTGTIVAQTCDIEISSLSQSIDLGQFSVEDFPSTGTTTKFKPFNINLKNCSRGITGSKIWFTGTADSDNPALLALSDTGMGSEKMLASGVGVEILDEDQDAVSINNTSSVVYPLKTGRNTLSFYIRYKSTRPTVTSGNATAVMYFDLQYE; encoded by the coding sequence ATGCGCCTGATTCGTTACTTCTTCTTATTGATCCTGCTATGCGGCAGCGGTTGCTATGCCGACGATAGCGGCTACAACCTGGAATTTACCGGGACCATTGTCGCGCAAACCTGCGATATCGAAATTTCCAGCCTCAGCCAGAGTATCGATTTAGGTCAGTTCTCAGTGGAGGATTTCCCCTCTACCGGTACGACGACGAAGTTTAAGCCGTTCAACATCAACCTGAAAAACTGCTCGCGCGGCATTACCGGCAGCAAAATCTGGTTTACCGGCACTGCCGACAGCGACAACCCGGCGCTGCTGGCATTGAGCGATACCGGCATGGGTAGCGAAAAAATGCTGGCAAGCGGCGTTGGCGTGGAGATCCTTGATGAGGACCAGGATGCGGTCAGCATCAATAACACCAGTTCGGTGGTCTACCCGCTGAAAACGGGCCGCAATACCTTATCGTTCTATATCCGCTACAAATCTACCCGGCCAACCGTGACCTCCGGCAATGCGACGGCGGTGATGTATTTCGACCTGCAATATGAATAG
- a CDS encoding DsbA family protein, which translates to MRKLSCKSAAWLALGGIISFSSLAAKTDPAVGDIGPTAEAYIASHPDKVGEAVATYLADHPEFLIAASETLHQRQQVAQKQAYVQLALQYRSELLSDSSPSVGPADAKAAVVMFFDYQCSWCSKMSPVVEAMVKSNPDTRFIFKEFPIFSSRWPVSGLAARIGEQVWLNDGGAKYLAWHNALYATGKVEGQLTEQDVYALASHYLTQPQIRAVKTAQQSGAVHDALLSNQALAQHMNFSGTPAFVVMPQAAAPDAGRISVVPGSTSQDALQMAIQKAKG; encoded by the coding sequence ATGCGCAAACTTTCCTGTAAATCGGCGGCGTGGCTAGCGCTTGGCGGCATCATCTCTTTTTCCTCGTTGGCGGCGAAGACCGACCCGGCGGTAGGTGATATTGGGCCGACCGCTGAGGCGTATATCGCCAGCCATCCGGATAAAGTTGGCGAAGCGGTAGCGACCTATCTGGCGGATCATCCCGAATTCCTGATTGCCGCCAGCGAAACGCTACATCAGCGCCAGCAGGTTGCCCAGAAGCAGGCTTATGTGCAGCTGGCGCTGCAGTACCGCTCTGAGCTGCTGAGCGACAGCTCTCCCTCCGTTGGCCCGGCGGATGCTAAAGCGGCGGTGGTGATGTTTTTTGACTACCAGTGTTCCTGGTGCAGCAAGATGTCGCCCGTGGTGGAAGCGATGGTGAAATCGAATCCTGATACGCGTTTTATCTTTAAAGAGTTTCCGATCTTTTCATCCCGCTGGCCGGTGTCTGGTTTGGCGGCGAGAATCGGCGAACAGGTGTGGCTGAACGATGGCGGGGCAAAGTATTTGGCCTGGCATAATGCCCTGTACGCCACGGGTAAAGTGGAGGGACAGCTCACCGAGCAGGATGTTTACGCGCTGGCGTCGCACTATCTCACCCAGCCGCAGATTAGGGCGGTTAAAACTGCCCAGCAGAGCGGGGCGGTACATGATGCGCTGCTGAGCAATCAGGCGCTGGCGCAGCATATGAACTTTTCCGGAACCCCGGCTTTTGTGGTGATGCCGCAGGCAGCGGCTCCGGATGCCGGGCGTATCTCGGTAGTGCCGGGCAGCACGTCGCAGGATGCGTTGCAGATGGCAATTCAGAAAGCTAAAGGTTAA